In a single window of the Orbaceae bacterium lpD04 genome:
- a CDS encoding LysR family transcriptional regulator: protein MKLNQLRYIIEVARSGSINEAAKKLYITQPSLSTAIKELEDEFDIQIFTRTSKGVSLTTEGIEFLGYAKQILDQTELLVQHYNKKMPTKQLCSISTQHYAFAVNAFVNLIKKNHTDEYEFTLRETRTHDIITDVATLRSEVGILYLNDFNKKVILRLLKEHNLTFFPLFEADPHVFISAKHPLAKYKIISLEDLEDFPYLSFEQGEYNSFYFSEEILSTVYHKKSIHVSDRATLFNLLHGLNGYTISTGVLSVDLNGSDITSIRLNTDEKILVGWITSQKVQLSQSAQRYIDELKILIQQYGFKLK, encoded by the coding sequence ATGAAATTAAACCAACTCCGTTATATTATTGAAGTCGCCCGCAGTGGTTCAATTAATGAGGCTGCTAAAAAACTTTATATCACACAGCCAAGCCTCTCAACGGCAATAAAAGAACTCGAAGATGAGTTTGATATTCAAATTTTTACCCGAACATCTAAAGGGGTATCTTTAACAACAGAGGGGATAGAATTTTTAGGTTATGCCAAGCAAATCTTAGATCAAACAGAGCTACTAGTACAGCATTACAATAAAAAAATGCCGACGAAGCAATTATGCAGCATATCAACTCAACATTATGCCTTTGCAGTGAATGCATTTGTTAATTTAATCAAAAAAAATCATACTGATGAATATGAGTTTACTTTGAGAGAAACCCGTACTCATGACATTATCACAGACGTTGCGACACTACGTAGCGAAGTTGGTATTTTATATTTAAACGATTTTAATAAAAAAGTTATTCTTAGATTATTGAAAGAACATAATTTAACTTTTTTCCCGCTATTTGAAGCTGATCCACATGTTTTTATTAGCGCAAAACATCCTTTAGCTAAATATAAGATAATATCATTAGAAGATCTTGAAGATTTCCCTTATCTATCATTTGAACAAGGTGAATATAACTCTTTTTATTTTTCTGAAGAAATCCTAAGCACGGTTTACCATAAAAAAAGTATTCATGTTAGTGATAGGGCCACACTATTCAACTTATTGCATGGGCTAAATGGTTATACAATTAGTACGGGAGTGTTGAGTGTGGACCTAAATGGATCTGATATTACCTCAATAAGACTAAATACAGACGAAAAAATTTTAGTCGGCTGGATCACATCACAAAAAGTACAACTTAGTCAATCTGCTCAGCGATATATTGATGAACTAAAAATATTAATTCAACAATATGGATTTAAATTGAAGTAA
- a CDS encoding DUF2628 domain-containing protein, which yields MKNYKVFKHSDGRIEAVKQGWSWPGFFFGFIWALVKKLWLVAGVLVAIGIISGILVEVTAPDPYSYEYESSSTIFSGLLSNLVMLLTAIFLGIRGNFLREKDLINKGYELIGTTTSENPDMAVNEVKKNGIGDTNIRI from the coding sequence ATGAAAAATTACAAAGTATTTAAACATTCTGATGGCCGAATTGAAGCAGTAAAACAAGGTTGGTCTTGGCCAGGTTTCTTTTTTGGTTTTATTTGGGCTTTAGTAAAAAAATTATGGCTAGTTGCAGGGGTTCTAGTTGCTATTGGGATCATATCAGGCATACTTGTTGAAGTAACGGCACCAGATCCATATTCTTATGAGTATGAATCTAGCTCTACTATATTTTCTGGACTGTTGTCAAATCTAGTCATGCTCCTCACGGCAATTTTCCTCGGTATTAGAGGTAATTTTTTGCGAGAAAAGGATCTAATTAATAAAGGTTATGAGCTTATTGGCACCACAACTTCGGAAAATCCAGATATGGCGGTAAATGAAGTTAAAAAAAATGGAATTGGTGATACTAATATTCGCATTTAA
- a CDS encoding tagatose 1,6-diphosphate aldolase, whose product MTKKRISRRKFNCMEQLSNQDGIIAALAIDQRGSMVKMLENAVGKERYHIDMVYEFKELVSKELTKYVSAILLDEEYGFKGMKAKNANAGLILSYEKTGYDVNTAGRLPEILADESIQRLVKKGADAAKVLVYYNPDDPQAILDKKHAFLERLGDEARAADLPVFVEPIVYDNTISDDKSPEFAKIKPSKVIRTIEEFTKNCYHIDVLKVEVPVLFKYVEGFNDNNCVIYSQKDAAAYFKTASDAATRPFIYLSAGVPTKTFHDELIFAGQSGAKYCGILGGRATWFDGVAAYAQGGKDGLNKWLDTVGRDNVEHLNKILKQYARPWYDIYGSKDNIEVFDINLAD is encoded by the coding sequence ATGACTAAAAAACGGATATCACGTAGAAAATTTAATTGCATGGAGCAGTTATCTAACCAAGATGGTATTATCGCGGCTTTAGCTATAGACCAGCGTGGTTCGATGGTTAAAATGTTAGAAAATGCTGTCGGAAAAGAACGTTATCATATTGATATGGTTTATGAATTTAAAGAGTTAGTATCTAAAGAATTAACTAAATATGTTAGTGCGATTTTACTCGATGAAGAGTATGGATTTAAAGGCATGAAAGCCAAAAACGCCAATGCTGGATTAATCTTATCGTATGAAAAAACGGGATATGATGTTAATACGGCTGGGCGTTTACCGGAAATATTAGCTGACGAATCGATCCAAAGATTGGTAAAAAAAGGTGCCGACGCTGCTAAGGTGCTGGTTTATTATAACCCCGATGATCCTCAAGCTATTTTAGATAAAAAACATGCCTTTCTAGAGCGATTGGGGGATGAGGCAAGAGCTGCTGATCTACCAGTATTTGTTGAGCCTATAGTTTATGATAATACTATTTCAGATGATAAAAGCCCTGAATTTGCAAAAATAAAACCAAGTAAAGTGATCCGAACAATTGAGGAATTTACTAAAAATTGCTATCACATAGACGTGCTAAAAGTTGAGGTACCTGTTTTATTTAAATATGTTGAAGGATTTAATGATAATAATTGTGTTATCTATTCTCAAAAAGATGCTGCGGCTTATTTTAAAACCGCAAGTGATGCGGCAACAAGACCTTTTATTTATTTAAGTGCAGGCGTACCAACTAAAACGTTTCATGACGAATTAATTTTTGCTGGACAATCTGGTGCAAAATATTGCGGAATTTTAGGCGGAAGAGCAACATGGTTTGACGGCGTCGCTGCTTATGCTCAAGGTGGCAAAGATGGGCTAAATAAGTGGTTAGATACCGTAGGTCGAGATAATGTCGAACATCTGAACAAGATTTTAAAACAATATGCAAGACCTTGGTACGATATCTATGGTAGTAAGGATAATATTGAAGTTTTTGATATTAACTTAGCCGACTAA